A window of the Citrus sinensis cultivar Valencia sweet orange chromosome 9, DVS_A1.0, whole genome shotgun sequence genome harbors these coding sequences:
- the LOC102615993 gene encoding putative F-box protein PP2-B12, translating to MDITIALPAECISNIISLTTPRDACRLSVVSPIFKSAADSDSVWENFLPSDYKQIISNSVSDSSLITSLSKKDLYFHLCRNPIIINNGTMSFALEPESGKKCYMVGAKGLSIAWGDEPNHWILTSLPESRFPEVAELKYVWWFDVKAMIETKILSLRTNYASYLVFKFVESKYGFERRPVESGVYIEGCDNGLRRRLLLDPSRNMARLSQDRGDGWMEIEMGEFFNENGDDGMLVCSLFEFDGFITKHGLIIQGIELRPKSG from the exons ATGGATATCACAATTGCTCTGCCTGCGGAGTGTATTTCCAATATCATTTCTCTTACAACTCCTCGCGATGCTTGCAGATTATCAGTGGTGTCTCCTATATTCAAATCAGCCGCTGATTCAGATTCCGTGTGGGAGAATTTTCTGCCGTCTGATTACAAGCAGATCATTTCCAACTCTGTCTCTGATTCATCTTTGATCACTTCCCTGTCTAAGAAAgatctttattttcatctcTGTCGCAAccccatcatcatcaacaatggTACTATG AGCTTTGCGCTGGAGCCGGAGAGTGGGAAAAAATGTTACATGGTTGGGGCAAAAGGGCTTTCCATAGCATGGGGAGATGAACCTAACCATTGGATATTGACTTCTCTACCGGAGTCTAG GTTTCCTGAGGTGGCTGAACTCAAGTATGTGTGGTGGTTTGATGTCAAAGCAATGATAGAGACCAAAATTTTGTCACTCAGAACCAACTATGCATCTTACCTTGTTTTTAAGTTCGTAGAGTCAAAGTATGGATTTGAGAGAAGACCAGTAGAGTCTGGGGTCTACATTGAAGGATGCGATAACGGGCTTAGGCGAAGACTGTTGCTAGATCCTTCAAGAAATATGGCTCGATTATCTCAAGACAGGGGAGATGGGTGGATGGAAATTGAGATGGGCGAGTTCTTCAATGAAAATGGAGATGATGGCATGTTGGTGTGTAGtctatttgaatttgatggcTTCATTACCAAGCACGGCCTCATTATACAAGGGATTGAGCTGAGGCCTAAAAGTGGCTGA